A section of the Deltaproteobacteria bacterium genome encodes:
- a CDS encoding type II toxin-antitoxin system RelE/ParE family toxin: protein MSKVIVHRHAASYLQRLPSKSKDRIKDILRQLAHNPLQHPDVIHMVGKWAGYHRIRVGKLRIIFWFDEKEDVVYVDHIGPRGDIYK, encoded by the coding sequence ATGAGTAAAGTCATCGTCCACCGCCACGCCGCCAGTTACTTACAGCGCCTCCCAAGCAAAAGCAAGGACCGCATCAAAGATATACTGAGGCAATTGGCCCACAACCCTCTACAACATCCCGATGTAATACACATGGTTGGAAAATGGGCTGGATACCACAGGATCCGCGTTGGAAAACTGCGGATAATTTTCTGGTTTGATGAAAAAGAGGATGTTGTCTACGTAGACCATATCGGCCCCAGAGGTGACATCTATAAATAA